A region from the Aquimarina sp. ERC-38 genome encodes:
- a CDS encoding trypsin-like peptidase domain-containing protein, with protein MKNSKITCRVVCSLKQLRIRIIALLIIGTSLNSLIAQDELPRYYKPYDLTLSATSNNNKSSVVSEQVIEEKGAPWIRVFFDQVNLKANSTITLTSLEDNASQTFNAHTLHKWQNSSAYFNGDKVKVTITENQGAKSSVRIHKLGIGKNGSNQTKSQCGPQDNRRPSFNRAIGRLEPVGCTGWIIRNGRIVTAGHCATSRSRTSLIIFNVPRSRPDGSRVFPAPRHQYPINSLNTRFVSGRPETDWGVLIPGVNPGTRLTPIQGQNSSFRVVRANPVGPITIIGYGGDTGSSNLIQQIHTGALAGFDNTFVRYTTDTERGNSGSPIINRFGNAVGVHAYGGCRRSGTGSNSGERSTIPAFWAAMGLGNRNRSATDTSLESSCNELAFSQTQVNSFSNQDASGNFAIKNNGKTISLSDNSWKAIPYSYKITPQTILEVTFSSTSKGEVHAIGFEGDTKLSPNLYFKLYGTQNYGIPDFNDYSGSGERTYKIAVGQYYTGTASSMVFINDNDASDGNTSVFSNIKVYEGSCGNVSFSTEKAGVTELKVEKGVVIGNEDENQIAVQRLTISPNPVSDQFELFVEDDKLTNANIYTLSGQKHSEVQLQPGTNTFSAKNMDLATGMYLVEMYGANGFTEVKKLIINN; from the coding sequence ATGAAAAACTCAAAAATTACTTGTAGAGTGGTATGCTCTTTAAAACAGCTTCGGATACGGATAATAGCTCTACTTATTATTGGTACTTCCCTTAACAGTTTAATCGCTCAGGATGAACTACCCAGGTACTATAAACCTTATGATCTTACTCTATCCGCAACCAGCAATAATAATAAAAGTTCCGTAGTATCCGAACAAGTTATCGAAGAGAAAGGTGCTCCCTGGATTCGGGTTTTTTTCGATCAGGTAAATTTAAAGGCTAATAGTACTATTACTCTTACCTCCTTAGAGGATAACGCTTCACAAACTTTTAATGCGCATACCCTACATAAATGGCAAAATAGCAGTGCCTATTTTAATGGGGATAAAGTGAAAGTTACCATAACTGAAAACCAGGGGGCTAAAAGTAGTGTCAGGATTCATAAATTAGGAATTGGGAAGAATGGAAGCAATCAAACTAAATCTCAATGTGGCCCTCAGGACAACCGTAGACCTTCCTTTAATCGAGCTATCGGTAGGCTTGAACCTGTAGGATGTACTGGTTGGATTATTAGAAACGGAAGGATAGTTACCGCCGGTCATTGTGCCACCAGCCGAAGTAGAACGTCATTGATTATATTTAACGTACCCAGGTCAAGACCCGATGGATCGCGCGTTTTTCCAGCACCAAGACATCAATACCCTATCAATAGCCTTAATACAAGATTTGTGAGTGGACGTCCTGAAACCGATTGGGGGGTACTTATACCCGGAGTTAATCCTGGAACCAGGTTGACCCCGATACAAGGGCAAAACAGTTCTTTTAGAGTAGTAAGAGCTAATCCTGTAGGACCTATTACTATTATTGGGTATGGTGGTGATACCGGTTCCAGTAACTTAATTCAACAAATTCATACCGGTGCCTTAGCCGGTTTTGATAATACATTTGTTCGTTATACCACAGATACCGAACGGGGTAATTCAGGAAGTCCGATTATCAATAGATTCGGGAATGCAGTTGGCGTACACGCTTATGGGGGGTGTAGAAGATCAGGTACGGGTTCTAATTCTGGAGAACGAAGTACCATCCCTGCATTTTGGGCAGCAATGGGCTTAGGTAATCGTAATCGTAGTGCCACAGATACCTCTTTGGAAAGTAGCTGTAACGAATTAGCCTTTAGCCAAACTCAGGTAAACTCATTCTCAAACCAGGATGCTTCCGGTAATTTTGCTATAAAAAATAACGGAAAAACAATTTCCTTAAGCGATAATAGTTGGAAAGCTATTCCTTACTCATATAAAATTACTCCTCAAACAATCCTTGAAGTTACCTTTAGTAGTACCTCAAAAGGGGAAGTTCATGCCATAGGCTTTGAAGGTGATACTAAATTGTCACCTAACTTATATTTCAAATTGTACGGTACACAAAATTACGGAATACCTGATTTTAATGACTACTCAGGATCCGGCGAACGTACTTATAAAATTGCAGTAGGTCAGTACTACACCGGTACGGCAAGTTCTATGGTTTTTATTAATGATAATGATGCCAGTGACGGAAACACCTCTGTATTTAGCAATATCAAAGTGTATGAAGGATCATGCGGGAATGTAAGTTTTTCTACGGAAAAAGCAGGTGTAACTGAATTAAAGGTTGAAAAAGGAGTAGTAATCGGAAACGAGGATGAAAATCAAATAGCAGTACAACGATTAACAATTTCACCAAATCCGGTAAGCGATCAATTTGAATTGTTTGTTGAAGATGATAAGCTAACTAATGCTAATATCTATACCTTATCCGGGCAAAAACATTCGGAAGTACAATTGCAACCGGGAACAAATACCTTTTCAGCTAAAAATATGGACCTAGCCACCGGAATGTATTTAGTAGAGATGTATGGAGCTAACGGATTTACCGAAGTGAAAAAATTAATTATCAACAACTAA
- a CDS encoding T9SS type A sorting domain-containing protein, which translates to MFKNFKVPALKCAVVASIISFGAYSQGTVTVNPRTQRFVKQESDFKRDKYFHIHQLTDVKDKDFIKFKNEFGFAPSYRGSRLLDCALKNHRRTGKFPTVKRKFTGVRPVEDRFTSTSPGQYFYKSNADYSKENMTQYIDRLTTYVRDYYRYEEARVPKYIEPLNEPMIKSIEFVKRGPGQGDRIDVVNTRICELHRELGKKIHSVPQLKNVKVAGFGSAFPAFEKNNFNLWKSRYKKFIDIAGKDVDVFTVHLYDGVGVNNEGGRRSGSNVEAILDMIQTYSNIKLNTVRPIAITEFGRLVADQPNFPKPGVRNYEPVENSQALRSQMHMSMAFMERGGEIEYTIPFTMNKQSPTGKFSKSSLWNRIRTNPPAWEYTPRVQFFEIWKGVKGKRVQINSTNIDVQTQALVDGNKMYVILNNLNDNRQTVKLNVGAIGSIKNVKVKRLKVFLRKLPELTEVTRTTPPTEIGLDYGESAVLTYTFNAPIKFNGTATSKKYYTKKYLQPIKANAATTFNFSNVATGRGSAKLRVGVGRALKASFKPVISINGKRVNLPQDIIRGYNQRTRDQFFGTLEIPFDINFLKPGANTVNIRFPDNGGYITSVIIQAETLRSKSKVIGNDSIEFASQPTQLASSKFYEFDVNYEAAAKRDIVVAILDGADWKGTGRITVNPGFGKKKVRVNMATNLPPGNNYLVNIMIREVGGDFSTNKDLVQAKNVKVVKSFNRSNDLNEDDTFIVYPNPAVNELNVSAEGEWSIISVSGRKVLRGNKQSINVATLDKGIYFIKLNNKVVKFLKE; encoded by the coding sequence ATGTTTAAGAACTTCAAAGTACCAGCATTGAAGTGTGCTGTCGTAGCTTCAATCATTTCTTTTGGTGCCTATAGTCAGGGTACTGTAACAGTTAATCCAAGAACACAACGCTTTGTTAAGCAAGAGTCGGACTTTAAAAGAGATAAGTATTTTCATATCCATCAGCTTACTGATGTAAAGGATAAAGATTTTATTAAGTTTAAAAATGAGTTTGGTTTTGCCCCTTCTTATAGAGGTTCGCGGTTATTGGATTGCGCACTCAAAAACCATAGGCGTACTGGAAAGTTTCCTACGGTAAAGCGAAAATTTACGGGGGTACGTCCGGTAGAAGATCGTTTTACATCTACATCACCAGGTCAGTATTTTTATAAGTCTAATGCGGACTATTCTAAAGAAAATATGACCCAGTATATTGATAGGCTTACTACCTATGTGCGAGATTACTACAGATATGAAGAGGCAAGGGTACCTAAGTATATTGAGCCTTTAAACGAACCTATGATCAAATCTATTGAATTTGTTAAAAGAGGTCCGGGACAAGGGGATCGTATTGATGTAGTAAATACCCGTATCTGTGAATTACACCGTGAATTAGGAAAGAAGATTCATTCGGTTCCTCAACTTAAAAACGTAAAGGTAGCTGGGTTTGGATCTGCGTTCCCAGCTTTTGAGAAGAACAATTTTAATCTTTGGAAATCCAGATATAAGAAGTTTATCGACATTGCCGGAAAAGATGTAGACGTATTTACCGTACATCTTTATGATGGGGTTGGGGTAAATAATGAAGGGGGCCGTAGGTCAGGATCAAATGTAGAAGCCATTTTAGATATGATCCAGACTTATAGCAATATAAAACTTAACACCGTTAGACCAATCGCTATTACTGAGTTCGGACGCTTAGTTGCTGATCAACCTAATTTTCCAAAACCAGGAGTTCGTAATTACGAACCTGTAGAGAATTCTCAAGCTCTGCGTTCGCAGATGCATATGTCAATGGCATTTATGGAGCGTGGAGGAGAAATTGAGTATACGATTCCGTTTACAATGAACAAACAATCCCCCACGGGAAAGTTTTCTAAGTCTTCGCTTTGGAACCGAATCCGAACAAACCCACCGGCTTGGGAATATACTCCAAGGGTTCAGTTCTTTGAAATTTGGAAAGGGGTAAAAGGTAAAAGGGTACAGATTAATTCGACTAATATAGACGTTCAAACCCAGGCACTTGTAGATGGAAATAAAATGTATGTTATTTTAAACAACCTGAACGATAACAGACAGACGGTTAAGTTGAACGTTGGCGCTATAGGAAGTATTAAAAACGTAAAAGTAAAACGTCTAAAAGTGTTCTTAAGGAAACTTCCTGAGCTTACCGAGGTAACACGTACAACACCACCTACTGAAATAGGATTGGACTATGGTGAATCTGCCGTACTGACCTATACCTTTAATGCTCCGATAAAGTTTAATGGAACGGCTACTAGTAAAAAGTATTATACTAAAAAGTATTTACAACCTATCAAAGCAAACGCTGCGACTACCTTTAACTTTAGTAATGTAGCTACCGGTAGGGGAAGTGCAAAACTACGAGTAGGAGTAGGAAGAGCGCTTAAAGCTTCTTTTAAACCCGTAATTTCTATAAACGGAAAAAGAGTAAACCTACCGCAAGATATTATCCGTGGCTATAATCAAAGAACGAGAGATCAGTTTTTCGGAACTTTAGAAATTCCATTTGACATTAACTTTCTCAAGCCTGGTGCGAATACGGTTAATATAAGGTTTCCCGACAACGGAGGGTACATTACTTCGGTCATTATTCAGGCAGAAACCTTAAGGTCAAAATCTAAAGTAATAGGAAATGATTCTATCGAATTTGCTTCACAACCAACCCAACTGGCTTCTTCAAAGTTTTATGAGTTTGATGTAAATTATGAGGCAGCCGCTAAAAGAGATATTGTAGTAGCAATTCTGGATGGTGCTGATTGGAAAGGTACTGGTAGAATTACAGTGAATCCCGGTTTTGGAAAAAAGAAAGTAAGGGTTAATATGGCTACGAATTTACCTCCTGGCAATAATTACCTGGTTAATATTATGATTAGAGAAGTAGGTGGAGACTTTAGCACAAATAAAGATTTGGTACAAGCTAAGAATGTAAAAGTCGTAAAGTCTTTTAACAGATCAAATGACCTTAACGAGGATGACACTTTTATAGTTTATCCCAATCCTGCTGTAAATGAGTTAAATGTCAGCGCTGAAGGTGAATGGTCTATTATATCGGTAAGCGGAAGAAAAGTACTTAGAGGAAACAAACAAAGTATAAATGTAGCTACTTTAGATAAAGGTATTTACTTTATAAAATTGAACAATAAGGTAGTTAAATTTCTTAAAGAGTAA
- the mnmE gene encoding tRNA uridine-5-carboxymethylaminomethyl(34) synthesis GTPase MnmE gives MINDTIIALATPPGTGAIAVIRISGPESITIASQHFKAASKMQLYEQKSHTIHLGYIVDKNRMYDEVLVSLFKGTRSYTGEPTVEISCHGSPYIQQEIINLFLKKGCRAADPGEFTLRAFLNGKMDLSQAEAVADLIASDSKASHQLALQQMRGGFSSEIKQLRKELLNFASLIELELDFAEEDVEFANREQFQQLLTKITKVLKNLIDSFAVGNVLKNGIPVAIVGEPNVGKSTLLNALLKEERAIVSDIAGTTRDTIEDELIIDGINFRFIDTAGIRETTDTIEGLGIQKTFEKIKQAQVVLYLVNTLFLKTSKVNIKQMINEINQLKNKNPQKPLVIVVNKADILSQENITTIKAELGNINGTVLQLLSAKNREGIEELKNTLLTFINTGALQSNDTIVTNSRHYSALLKALEEIQKVQYGMDQQLSGDLLAIDIRQALYHFGEITGEITSDDLLGNIFANFCIGK, from the coding sequence ATGATAAACGATACGATTATTGCCCTTGCTACTCCTCCGGGAACCGGAGCTATTGCCGTCATCCGAATTTCAGGTCCGGAATCTATTACTATAGCTTCGCAGCATTTTAAAGCTGCTAGTAAAATGCAACTATATGAGCAAAAATCACATACGATCCACTTGGGTTATATCGTTGATAAAAATCGGATGTATGATGAGGTATTAGTATCTCTTTTTAAGGGTACACGTTCTTATACAGGCGAACCTACCGTTGAAATTTCGTGTCATGGTTCGCCTTATATACAACAAGAGATTATCAACCTATTTCTAAAAAAAGGTTGTCGTGCGGCAGATCCGGGAGAGTTTACTTTACGGGCTTTTCTGAATGGAAAAATGGATCTATCCCAAGCCGAAGCCGTAGCAGACTTGATTGCTTCTGATTCGAAAGCTTCGCATCAACTGGCACTACAGCAAATGCGGGGTGGTTTTAGTAGCGAAATTAAACAGTTACGCAAAGAGCTTCTTAATTTTGCATCCCTTATTGAATTAGAATTAGATTTTGCTGAAGAAGATGTGGAATTTGCAAATCGGGAACAGTTCCAACAACTACTTACTAAAATAACTAAGGTGCTTAAAAACCTTATCGATTCATTTGCTGTCGGGAACGTTTTAAAAAACGGAATTCCCGTTGCTATCGTCGGCGAACCGAATGTGGGTAAGTCAACTTTATTAAACGCTTTATTAAAAGAAGAAAGAGCCATTGTTTCTGATATCGCAGGAACTACCCGAGATACTATAGAGGACGAACTCATTATTGACGGTATCAATTTTCGTTTTATTGATACCGCGGGAATACGTGAGACTACGGATACGATTGAAGGTCTGGGTATTCAAAAAACTTTCGAAAAAATCAAGCAAGCCCAGGTAGTATTGTATTTGGTAAACACACTTTTTTTAAAGACTTCAAAAGTAAATATCAAGCAGATGATTAATGAAATCAACCAATTAAAAAACAAAAATCCTCAAAAACCACTGGTGATTGTAGTTAATAAAGCAGATATACTATCTCAAGAAAATATTACTACTATAAAAGCTGAATTAGGAAATATAAATGGGACTGTTTTACAATTACTCTCAGCGAAAAACAGGGAGGGTATAGAAGAATTAAAAAATACCCTATTAACCTTTATAAATACCGGAGCTTTGCAGAGTAACGACACCATTGTTACTAATTCCAGGCATTATAGTGCTTTATTAAAAGCATTAGAAGAAATCCAAAAGGTACAATACGGAATGGATCAACAACTCTCCGGTGACTTACTAGCTATAGATATTCGGCAAGCCTTATACCACTTCGGAGAAATCACCGGAGAAATTACCTCTGATGACTTGCTAGGTAACATTTTTGCTAATTTTTGTATTGGGAAGTAA
- a CDS encoding trypsin-like peptidase domain-containing protein translates to MTNSNHVQRVIGSLKQCKLWAIALLIGGNCLTEMSAQNQLPRAYKSYDLKMATDASDNNKSAVVSEYIIEEKGAIWLRIFFDQVQLNGNSTITLTSLLDNASQTFNAHTISKWQNSSAYFNGDKVKVTITENQGENSSLRINKIGIGKKNNLQTKSQCGAQDNRIASNDAAIGRIEPIGCTGWIITNGRLVTAGHCASSRASLILFNVPRSQANGTRVFPGPEDQYPITSMNTQYVRGRAETDWAVFTAGANTQTGLTPIQAQNKFFNVVRSNPIGPITITGFGTDTGADNATQQTHTGPLASFDNTFVRYTTDTERGNSGSPIIDVATGNAVGVHAYGGCNRSGGGSNSGERSTIPAFWQAMGLSNTTPPDENCDNLTFNAAQVSSFANQDSSGDFGIVKNRRGISLRNNTWKTIPFSYQITSQTILEVTFSSTSEGEVHAIGFESDNDLSPTLYFKLYGTQNYGVADFDNYSGSSERVYRIPVGQFYTGTASTMIFINDNDAGSGNTSVFSNIKVYEGSCGNINTTVTRASGTNLYEEKGVVIGNEDENQIAVQRLTISPNPVSDQFELFIKDNKLTNAIIYTLSGQKHSEVQLQPGANTFSAKNMDLTTGMYLIEMYGANGFTEVKKLIINN, encoded by the coding sequence ATGACAAACTCAAACCATGTTCAAAGAGTAATAGGCTCTTTAAAACAATGTAAGCTATGGGCTATAGCTTTACTCATCGGGGGTAATTGCCTTACCGAGATGTCTGCTCAAAATCAATTGCCCAGAGCCTACAAATCTTATGATCTTAAAATGGCAACCGATGCCAGCGACAACAACAAAAGTGCTGTAGTATCAGAGTACATTATTGAAGAAAAAGGAGCTATTTGGCTCCGAATCTTTTTTGATCAGGTACAATTGAATGGTAATAGTACCATTACCCTTACCTCTTTGCTGGATAATGCATCTCAAACCTTTAATGCTCATACTATAAGTAAATGGCAGAATAGTAGTGCGTACTTCAATGGAGACAAGGTAAAAGTAACTATTACTGAAAACCAAGGTGAGAATAGTAGTCTTAGAATCAATAAAATAGGAATTGGGAAGAAAAACAATCTGCAAACCAAATCGCAATGTGGAGCCCAGGATAATCGGATAGCCTCAAATGACGCTGCTATCGGACGAATTGAGCCGATAGGATGCACCGGTTGGATTATAACAAACGGAAGACTGGTGACTGCGGGTCATTGTGCTTCAAGCCGTGCTTCTTTAATCCTGTTTAACGTACCCAGGTCACAAGCAAATGGCACTCGTGTTTTTCCAGGTCCCGAAGATCAATATCCGATCACCAGTATGAATACGCAATACGTACGAGGGAGAGCAGAAACAGATTGGGCGGTTTTTACGGCCGGAGCCAATACACAGACCGGATTAACACCTATACAAGCGCAGAATAAATTTTTTAATGTAGTACGGTCAAATCCGATAGGACCTATCACTATTACTGGTTTTGGTACGGATACTGGTGCAGACAATGCTACGCAACAAACGCATACTGGTCCCTTAGCTAGTTTTGACAATACCTTTGTTCGTTATACTACAGATACGGAGCGAGGAAATTCAGGAAGCCCTATTATTGATGTTGCTACCGGCAATGCAGTAGGCGTACATGCCTATGGAGGTTGTAATAGAAGTGGTGGCGGATCAAATTCCGGCGAACGAAGCACCATTCCTGCCTTTTGGCAAGCTATGGGATTAAGTAATACAACTCCTCCCGATGAAAACTGCGATAATTTAACTTTCAACGCTGCTCAGGTAAGTTCTTTTGCAAATCAGGATAGTTCAGGTGACTTTGGTATTGTAAAAAACAGAAGGGGAATTTCCTTAAGAAATAATACCTGGAAAACAATTCCTTTTTCTTATCAAATTACTTCACAAACCATCTTAGAAGTTACCTTTAGTAGTACTTCAGAAGGAGAAGTTCATGCGATAGGATTTGAAAGTGATAATGATTTGTCTCCAACCTTGTATTTTAAATTATACGGAACTCAAAACTACGGAGTAGCTGACTTTGATAATTATTCAGGTTCGTCAGAACGTGTATATAGAATTCCGGTAGGTCAGTTTTATACCGGTACGGCAAGCACCATGATATTTATCAATGATAATGATGCGGGAAGTGGAAATACCTCTGTTTTCAGTAATATAAAAGTATATGAAGGTTCTTGTGGTAATATCAATACAACCGTGACCAGGGCAAGTGGTACTAATTTATATGAAGAAAAAGGAGTAGTAATCGGAAATGAAGATGAAAATCAAATTGCCGTACAACGATTAACAATTTCACCAAATCCGGTAAGTGATCAATTTGAACTATTTATTAAAGATAATAAGCTAACTAATGCTATTATTTACACCTTATCTGGACAAAAACATTCGGAAGTACAATTACAACCGGGAGCAAATACCTTTTCAGCCAAAAATATGGACCTAACCACCGGAATGTATTTAATAGAGATGTATGGAGCTAACGGATTTACCGAAGTAAAAAAACTAATTATCAACAACTAA
- a CDS encoding T9SS type A sorting domain-containing protein, with the protein MYKNFKVPTLKCAVVASIISFGAYSQGTVTINPKTQRFVKQESNFKREKYFHIHQLTDVKDKDFIKFKNEFGFAPSYRGSRLLDSALKNHRGTGNFPTVKRKFTGVRPVEDRFTSTSPGQYFYKPNADYSKENMTQYIDRLTTYMRDYYRYEEARVPKYIEPLNEPMIKSIEFVKKGPGQGDRIDVVNTRICELHRELGKKIHAAPQLKNVKVAGFGSAFPAFEKNNFKLWESRYKKFIDIAGKDVDVFTVHLYDGVGVNNEGGRRSGSNVEAILDMIQTYSNIKLNTVRPIAITEFGRLVADQPNFPNPGVRNYEPVENSQALRSQMHMSMAFMERGGEIEYTIPFTMSKQSPTGKFSKSSLWNRIRTNPPAWEYTPRVQFFEIWKGVKGKRVQINSTNIDVQTQALVDGNKMYVILNNLNDNRQTVKLNLTNVGAIQNVKVKRLKVFLRKLPELTEVTRTTPPTEIGLDYGESAVLTYTFNAPIKFNGTATSKKYYTKKYLQPIKANAATTFNFGNVATGRGSAKLRVGVGRALKASFKPVISINGNKVNLPQDIIRGYNQRTRDQFFGTLEIPFNTSFLKAGANAVTVTFPDNGGFVTSVILQVETIKSDVVAVDSILFASLPTQLTSSDSYEFDVNYEASVNRDVVVAIFDDAVFKGSGKVTVSPGSGSAKVTVNLGADLPPGTNYIIRAMIREVGGDFSTNKDIVQATNVEVIENTLSTEDFDVNGKNSFQVFPNPVTNQLNVTIEGAWSIFSVSGRNVLQGNSKKIDVSSLSNGIYFFKLENSVLKFIKE; encoded by the coding sequence ATGTATAAGAATTTCAAAGTACCAACATTGAAGTGCGCTGTCGTAGCTTCAATTATTTCTTTTGGTGCCTATAGTCAGGGTACAGTTACTATTAACCCGAAGACACAACGCTTTGTCAAGCAAGAATCAAACTTCAAAAGAGAAAAGTATTTCCATATCCATCAGCTTACTGATGTAAAGGATAAAGATTTTATTAAGTTTAAAAATGAGTTTGGTTTTGCCCCTTCTTATCGGGGTTCGCGATTGTTAGATAGTGCGCTTAAAAATCATAGGGGTACCGGAAATTTTCCTACGGTAAAGCGAAAATTTACAGGAGTACGTCCGGTAGAAGATCGTTTTACATCTACATCACCAGGTCAGTATTTTTATAAGCCTAATGCGGACTATTCTAAAGAAAATATGACCCAGTATATTGATAGGCTTACTACCTACATGCGGGATTATTACAGATATGAAGAAGCGCGGGTGCCTAAGTATATTGAGCCTTTAAATGAACCTATGATCAAGTCTATTGAATTTGTCAAGAAAGGTCCGGGACAAGGGGATCGTATTGATGTGGTAAATACCCGTATTTGTGAATTACACCGTGAATTAGGAAAGAAGATTCATGCTGCTCCTCAACTTAAAAACGTAAAGGTAGCTGGGTTTGGATCTGCGTTCCCAGCTTTTGAGAAGAATAATTTTAAGCTTTGGGAATCCAGATATAAGAAGTTTATTGATATTGCCGGAAAAGATGTAGACGTGTTTACCGTACACCTTTATGATGGGGTTGGGGTAAATAACGAAGGGGGCCGTAGGTCAGGATCAAATGTAGAAGCCATTCTGGATATGATCCAGACTTATAGCAATATAAAACTTAACACCGTTAGACCAATTGCTATTACGGAGTTCGGACGCTTAGTTGCTGATCAACCTAATTTTCCTAATCCGGGAGTTCGCAACTACGAACCTGTAGAGAATTCTCAAGCTCTGCGTTCGCAGATGCATATGTCAATGGCATTTATGGAGCGTGGAGGAGAAATTGAGTATACGATTCCGTTTACCATGAGCAAACAATCCCCCACGGGAAAGTTTTCTAAATCCTCCCTTTGGAACCGAATCCGAACAAACCCACCGGCTTGGGAATACACTCCCAGGGTTCAGTTCTTTGAAATTTGGAAAGGGGTAAAAGGTAAAAGGGTACAGATAAATTCGACTAATATAGATGTTCAAACCCAGGCACTTGTAGATGGAAATAAAATGTATGTCATTTTAAATAACTTAAATGATAATCGACAAACGGTTAAGTTAAATCTAACTAATGTTGGTGCTATTCAAAACGTTAAGGTAAAAAGGTTAAAAGTATTCTTAAGGAAACTTCCTGAGCTTACCGAGGTAACACGTACAACACCACCTACTGAAATAGGATTGGACTATGGTGAATCAGCCGTACTGACCTATACCTTTAATGCTCCGATAAAATTTAATGGAACGGCTACCAGTAAAAAGTATTATACTAAAAAGTACTTACAACCTATCAAAGCAAATGCTGCGACTACTTTTAACTTTGGTAATGTAGCTACCGGTAGGGGAAGTGCAAAACTACGAGTAGGAGTAGGAAGGGCGCTTAAAGCTTCTTTTAAACCCGTAATTTCTATAAACGGAAATAAAGTAAACTTACCACAAGATATTATCCGTGGCTACAATCAAAGAACGAGAGATCAGTTTTTCGGAACTTTGGAAATTCCATTTAATACTAGTTTCCTTAAAGCCGGAGCAAATGCAGTTACCGTGACCTTTCCGGATAATGGTGGATTTGTTACTTCTGTCATCCTTCAGGTAGAAACAATAAAATCAGATGTTGTTGCCGTGGATTCTATTTTATTTGCTTCCTTACCTACACAACTTACTTCTTCTGATTCCTATGAGTTTGATGTGAATTATGAAGCATCGGTTAATAGGGACGTGGTAGTTGCTATTTTTGATGATGCCGTTTTTAAGGGTTCAGGTAAAGTGACAGTTTCGCCAGGATCCGGGAGCGCTAAAGTGACGGTTAATTTAGGTGCTGACTTACCTCCGGGAACTAATTATATTATAAGAGCTATGATCAGAGAAGTAGGAGGTGATTTTAGTACTAACAAAGATATTGTGCAAGCTACTAATGTGGAAGTAATAGAGAATACATTGTCTACGGAGGATTTTGATGTAAACGGAAAAAATAGCTTCCAGGTTTTTCCTAACCCGGTTACCAATCAACTAAACGTCACTATAGAGGGGGCATGGTCCATTTTCTCAGTAAGTGGAAGAAATGTACTTCAGGGAAATTCAAAAAAGATCGATGTTAGTTCGCTAAGCAACGGCATTTATTTCTTTAAATTAGAAAATAGTGTATTAAAATTTATTAAAGAGTAA